From the Amycolatopsis thermoflava N1165 genome, one window contains:
- a CDS encoding 3'-5' exonuclease: MLIDIVPMSGSGRFPAVGTEFTAIDFETTGLQPGRIIEVAAVRVRADGTVLGEFSTLVDPGPGVDPGPARVHGITRAELDSAPALGQIAGHLLDLCQGSVLVGHNLAFEQGFLTAELERIGLRLPTMPGVCTLAAARTALRLPNYRLATVAEALGLGGFAAHQAAPDARACAQVLAALVSTHGLAFERRFDLPRLPRLSISGRVVSRPEPARATAGTWLSGLVDRIEAVDTPYAGLLADALADHYLSDAEAADLAALATTAGMSSSDVRRAHLDFVAAMRAVAESDGIVTDDEERELRHVAEALGVPEALRDLRRASSADRTRVLVLGSTAAADALRAAVLAARIPLAKNLTASVTHLAVADDVPAAEPRLARARELGAAVLDVPAAWQSLGLVPPQPRMAPAPPAVAPPPPVAVPPQPTVTVSPQPTVTVPPQPTTVLPPARVPAPPRPAATLPPVPRDRQWIAWITMGTGLVLMFLAVIALFAGAGLAAGVPLGAIGVGLLLGGWTVGDPKSRYPAISSRKA; this comes from the coding sequence ATGCTCATCGACATCGTCCCCATGTCCGGTTCCGGCCGTTTTCCGGCCGTCGGCACCGAGTTCACCGCGATCGACTTCGAGACCACCGGCCTGCAGCCTGGCCGGATCATCGAGGTCGCGGCCGTGCGCGTGCGCGCCGACGGCACGGTGCTCGGCGAGTTCTCGACCCTGGTCGATCCCGGGCCGGGAGTCGACCCGGGGCCTGCGCGGGTCCACGGCATCACGCGGGCGGAGCTGGATTCCGCCCCCGCGCTCGGCCAGATCGCGGGGCACTTGCTCGACCTGTGCCAGGGCAGCGTGCTCGTCGGCCACAACCTGGCGTTCGAGCAGGGTTTCCTGACGGCGGAGCTGGAGCGGATCGGGCTGCGACTGCCCACGATGCCCGGGGTGTGCACGCTGGCCGCCGCGCGCACCGCCCTCCGGTTGCCGAACTACCGGCTGGCCACCGTGGCGGAAGCGCTCGGCCTCGGCGGGTTCGCCGCGCACCAGGCGGCTCCCGACGCGCGGGCCTGTGCGCAGGTCCTCGCGGCACTGGTGAGCACGCACGGACTGGCCTTCGAGCGCCGGTTCGACCTGCCGAGGTTGCCGCGCCTGTCGATCAGCGGACGCGTGGTGAGCCGTCCCGAGCCCGCTCGCGCGACCGCCGGGACGTGGCTCTCCGGCCTGGTCGACCGGATCGAGGCGGTGGACACGCCGTACGCGGGCCTGCTCGCCGACGCGCTCGCCGACCACTACCTGTCCGACGCCGAAGCCGCCGACCTGGCCGCGCTGGCCACGACGGCCGGCATGTCCTCGTCGGACGTGCGCCGGGCGCATCTGGACTTCGTCGCCGCGATGCGGGCGGTGGCCGAGTCCGACGGCATCGTCACCGACGACGAGGAACGCGAGCTGCGGCACGTGGCTGAGGCGCTGGGCGTGCCGGAGGCGCTGCGGGACCTCCGCCGGGCGTCGTCCGCGGACCGGACGCGGGTGCTCGTCCTCGGGAGCACCGCTGCCGCGGACGCGCTACGCGCCGCAGTGCTGGCGGCTCGGATCCCGCTCGCCAAGAACCTCACCGCGTCGGTGACGCACCTCGCTGTCGCGGACGACGTGCCCGCCGCCGAGCCGCGGCTGGCGCGGGCGCGGGAACTCGGCGCCGCCGTGCTCGACGTCCCGGCCGCGTGGCAGTCGCTGGGCCTGGTCCCGCCGCAGCCGCGGATGGCGCCGGCACCGCCCGCCGTCGCGCCCCCGCCGCCGGTCGCTGTTCCGCCGCAGCCCACCGTCACCGTTTCGCCGCAGCCGACCGTCACCGTTCCGCCGCAGCCGACGACGGTGCTGCCTCCGGCGCGCGTGCCCGCTCCGCCACGACCGGCCGCCACGCTCCCGCCGGTTCCGCGGGACCGGCAGTGGATCGCCTGGATCACGATGGGCACGGGCCTCGTCCTGATGTTCCTGGCGGTGATCGCCCTGTTCGCCGGCGCCGGCCTGGCCGCGGGCGTCCCACTCGGCGCGATCGGCGTCGGTCTCCTGCTCGGTGGCTGGACCGTGGGCGACCCCAAGAGCCGTTACCCGGCCATCTCCTCGAGGAAGGCCTGA
- a CDS encoding thermonuclease family protein translates to MPDVPATPKRRVPTWIKIVLAVFAVLFVLGAVFGKPTEKPVAQPAPTTTTAATTSSSPPVDPVLRVTRVTGSSIVVSDTAGISKTVYVPGIQPAADCYGTETASWATAFLVGKEVSLQSVTEETGRTLAHVLLADGTDYAVAALQGGYARFVADAVTDSYANVLRSAESAASAAKAGLWGPPCNGSPTMPPVAPPPVTVPPAPASTPKPAAPKPSTQKPTEEPDTSSVYYANCDAARAAGAAPIYVGEPGYRAALDRNKDGVACE, encoded by the coding sequence GTGCCCGATGTTCCCGCCACGCCGAAACGGCGAGTGCCCACCTGGATCAAGATCGTCCTCGCCGTGTTCGCGGTGCTCTTCGTGCTCGGCGCGGTGTTCGGCAAGCCCACGGAGAAACCGGTCGCGCAGCCCGCGCCGACCACCACGACGGCTGCCACCACCAGCAGCAGCCCGCCCGTGGACCCCGTTCTCCGTGTCACCCGGGTTACCGGATCGAGCATCGTGGTAAGCGATACCGCGGGCATCTCGAAAACCGTTTACGTCCCCGGAATCCAGCCGGCCGCGGATTGTTACGGAACGGAGACCGCGAGCTGGGCCACCGCATTTCTGGTCGGCAAGGAAGTGAGTCTGCAATCGGTCACCGAGGAGACCGGGAGGACGCTGGCACACGTCCTGCTCGCCGATGGCACGGACTACGCGGTCGCCGCCCTGCAGGGTGGTTACGCGCGTTTCGTCGCGGACGCGGTCACCGACTCCTACGCGAACGTCCTGCGGTCCGCGGAAAGCGCGGCCAGCGCCGCGAAGGCGGGACTGTGGGGACCGCCCTGCAACGGCAGCCCCACCATGCCGCCGGTCGCGCCGCCGCCGGTCACCGTTCCGCCCGCTCCCGCGAGCACGCCGAAACCCGCGGCGCCGAAGCCCAGCACGCAGAAGCCAACCGAGGAACCGGACACGTCGAGCGTCTACTACGCGAACTGCGACGCCGCTCGTGCGGCGGGTGCCGCGCCCATCTACGTCGGGGAGCCGGGCTACCGCGCGGCCCTCGACCGGAACAAGGACGGCGTCGCTTGCGAGTGA
- a CDS encoding carboxylesterase/lipase family protein, protein MDPIVQTRSGAVRGVADGVVSSFKGIPFAGPLTGAARFQAPTEPESWDGTRDAVRFSASPPQGSLFPGMPSAWRPDEGDDSLSVNVWTPDAGGSGLPVMVWIYGGAYLVGTARQPEYDGANLARAGVVVVTFNYRVGLEGFGWLPGAPANRAFLDQLAALRWVQENIAGFGGDPDNVTIFGESAGGTSVAALTASDAGRGLFRRAIGQSIAHGFLSENRVRRTTERIAAALGVPATLDGFAQVPSEAVHAVQMAPGEITPFGPVVDGDLLTGLPWHNLRAEVDLVAGFNHDEFTLFVAGQDLSGADPAATADAVGLPAGAVAEYRAAHPGITDADLHVLILSDRTFRLPSLWSAQNHPGRSWCYELTWRSPAFGGILRSCHALDVPLTFGNYTGPLAEMLLGNPAPPEAETLSKEIRKAWISFATTGDPGWPEYDKDHRITRIWDVPVSVTSDPIAASRRIWEAAA, encoded by the coding sequence GTGGATCCCATCGTGCAGACGCGTTCCGGTGCCGTTCGTGGCGTGGCTGACGGGGTGGTCAGCTCCTTCAAGGGCATTCCGTTCGCCGGGCCGTTGACCGGTGCCGCGAGGTTTCAGGCGCCTACGGAGCCGGAGTCGTGGGACGGGACGCGTGATGCGGTCCGCTTTTCGGCCTCGCCGCCGCAGGGGTCGCTCTTTCCCGGCATGCCCTCGGCTTGGCGGCCGGACGAAGGGGACGACTCCCTGAGCGTCAACGTGTGGACCCCGGACGCCGGCGGCAGCGGTCTGCCCGTCATGGTCTGGATCTACGGCGGCGCCTACCTGGTCGGCACCGCGCGGCAGCCCGAGTACGACGGCGCCAACCTGGCCCGCGCCGGGGTCGTCGTCGTGACCTTCAACTACCGCGTCGGGCTGGAGGGGTTCGGCTGGCTGCCCGGGGCGCCCGCCAACCGGGCCTTCCTGGACCAGCTCGCGGCCCTGCGCTGGGTGCAGGAGAACATCGCCGGCTTCGGTGGCGACCCGGACAACGTGACGATCTTCGGCGAATCCGCCGGTGGCACGTCGGTCGCGGCGCTGACCGCCTCCGACGCCGGGCGCGGCCTGTTCCGCCGCGCCATCGGGCAGAGCATCGCGCACGGGTTCCTCTCCGAGAACCGCGTGCGGCGCACCACCGAGCGCATCGCGGCGGCCCTCGGCGTCCCGGCCACGCTCGACGGCTTCGCGCAGGTGCCGTCCGAGGCCGTCCACGCCGTGCAGATGGCGCCCGGCGAGATCACGCCGTTCGGGCCGGTCGTCGACGGCGACCTGCTCACCGGCCTGCCCTGGCACAACCTGCGCGCCGAGGTCGACCTGGTCGCCGGCTTCAACCACGACGAGTTCACCCTCTTCGTCGCGGGCCAGGACCTCTCCGGCGCCGACCCGGCCGCGACCGCCGACGCCGTCGGCCTGCCCGCGGGCGCCGTCGCCGAGTACCGGGCCGCCCACCCCGGCATCACCGACGCCGACCTGCACGTCCTCATCCTGTCCGACCGCACCTTCCGCCTGCCGTCGCTGTGGTCCGCGCAGAACCACCCCGGCCGCAGCTGGTGCTACGAGCTGACCTGGCGCTCACCCGCGTTCGGCGGGATCCTGCGGTCCTGCCACGCGCTCGACGTGCCGCTCACCTTCGGCAACTACACCGGCCCGCTGGCGGAGATGCTGCTGGGCAACCCGGCCCCACCCGAGGCCGAAACGCTGTCCAAGGAGATCCGCAAGGCGTGGATCTCCTTCGCCACGACCGGCGACCCGGGCTGGCCGGAGTACGACAAGGACCACCGGATCACCCGAATCTGGGACGTGCCGGTCTCGGTGACCAGCGACCCGATAGCCGCGTCCCGGCGGATCTGGGAGGCGGCGGCGTGA
- a CDS encoding YdeI/OmpD-associated family protein, translated as MKFRATLEQSKKTATGIEVPPDVLDGLDAGRRPKVRARLNGYEYRTSVGTMEGRAMLPVSAEVRAGAGLTAGDEVEVELVVDTEPRVAEVPADLAEALEAAGVRAAFDKLSYSQQRRYTLSVADAKTDATRQRRITKAVEELSR; from the coding sequence GTGAAGTTCCGCGCGACGCTCGAGCAGAGCAAGAAGACCGCGACCGGGATCGAGGTCCCGCCCGACGTGCTGGACGGCCTGGACGCGGGCAGACGGCCGAAGGTCCGGGCCCGGCTCAACGGCTACGAGTACCGGACCAGCGTCGGCACCATGGAGGGCCGCGCGATGCTGCCGGTCAGCGCCGAGGTCCGGGCGGGCGCGGGACTGACCGCGGGCGACGAGGTCGAGGTCGAGCTCGTCGTGGACACCGAACCCCGCGTCGCGGAGGTGCCCGCGGACCTGGCCGAGGCGCTCGAAGCCGCCGGGGTGCGGGCGGCCTTCGACAAGCTCTCCTACAGCCAGCAGCGCCGGTACACGCTCTCGGTCGCCGACGCGAAGACCGACGCCACCCGGCAGCGGCGCATCACGAAGGCGGTCGAAGAACTCTCCCGCTGA
- a CDS encoding response regulator produces MAIEVLLVDDHEVVRRGLREMLSDEPDIEVVAEAGSADEALAVAMHVEPDVAVVDVRLGDGDGVALCRELRARPNPPYCLVLTAFDDEEAMVGAIMAGASGYLLKQVRGQDVVNAVREVAAGRSLLDPVTTARVLDKLRHPAEDELASLTDRERTVLELIGEGLSNREIAERLFLAEKTVKNHVTSVLSKLGMQRRTQAVAWVARRAK; encoded by the coding sequence ATGGCCATCGAGGTGCTGCTCGTCGACGATCACGAGGTCGTGCGGCGCGGCCTGCGCGAAATGCTGAGCGACGAGCCGGACATCGAGGTGGTCGCCGAGGCGGGGAGCGCGGACGAGGCCCTCGCCGTCGCGATGCACGTCGAGCCGGACGTCGCCGTCGTCGACGTGCGGCTCGGGGACGGCGACGGCGTCGCGCTGTGCCGGGAGCTGCGGGCGCGGCCGAACCCGCCGTACTGCCTTGTCCTCACCGCGTTCGACGACGAGGAGGCGATGGTCGGCGCGATCATGGCGGGCGCCTCCGGCTACCTGCTGAAACAGGTCCGCGGGCAGGACGTCGTCAACGCGGTGCGCGAGGTCGCCGCCGGCCGGTCGCTGCTCGACCCGGTCACCACGGCCCGCGTCCTGGACAAGTTGCGCCACCCCGCCGAGGACGAGCTGGCGAGCCTCACCGACCGGGAACGCACGGTGCTGGAACTGATCGGCGAGGGGCTGTCCAACCGGGAGATCGCCGAGCGCCTGTTCCTCGCGGAGAAGACCGTGAAGAACCACGTCACGTCGGTGCTGTCGAAGCTGGGCATGCAGCGCCGCACCCAGGCCGTGGCGTGGGTGGCGCGGCGCGCCAAGTAG
- a CDS encoding FUSC family protein: protein MNDFGRHDLLRALSPRGWWHLRPVDRALVSALRAMTGANIVLVAVVIAGHTELAPAAAFGGMTAVHARFEPYPVRARLLAVIGAGLTLAVGLGGMASAAGWGPLPIAILVAAVAAVAKLVTDGIRSGPPGGLMFVFAAGTTSAFPVSWPGVAAQVGAAAAGALVAWVVALSGWLFFDHDGDRTTSWRAGLRAAVDRSSHEWPRAVKVFAAVLAAGLLAHALGLGHPYWATVAAAAVLQATHLQHTMHRFVQRVTGTVAGVLVAALLLTLDLPQPVKLAVIVVALLGAELTVIRNYALAMVFVTPLVLLLGSMSAPVDTVAVTADRLVDTVLGAAIGLVAALVRPGRGYQLA from the coding sequence GTGAATGATTTCGGCCGCCATGACCTGCTCCGCGCGCTTTCGCCGCGCGGCTGGTGGCACCTGCGCCCGGTCGACCGGGCACTGGTGTCCGCGTTACGGGCCATGACCGGGGCGAACATAGTCCTGGTCGCGGTTGTGATCGCAGGGCACACCGAGCTGGCGCCCGCCGCCGCGTTCGGCGGGATGACCGCGGTGCACGCCCGGTTCGAGCCGTACCCGGTGAGGGCCCGGCTGCTCGCCGTGATCGGCGCAGGCCTGACGCTCGCGGTCGGCCTCGGCGGGATGGCGTCGGCCGCCGGGTGGGGTCCGCTGCCGATCGCGATCCTGGTCGCGGCGGTCGCCGCGGTGGCGAAACTGGTCACGGACGGTATCCGGTCGGGGCCGCCCGGCGGGCTCATGTTCGTCTTCGCCGCGGGCACCACGTCGGCGTTCCCGGTCAGCTGGCCGGGCGTCGCCGCGCAGGTCGGCGCCGCGGCCGCGGGGGCGCTCGTCGCGTGGGTCGTCGCGTTGTCCGGGTGGCTGTTCTTCGACCACGACGGCGACCGGACCACGTCGTGGCGCGCGGGGTTGCGGGCCGCGGTGGACCGGTCGTCGCACGAGTGGCCGCGTGCGGTGAAGGTGTTCGCCGCGGTGCTGGCGGCCGGGCTGCTCGCGCACGCGCTCGGGCTCGGGCACCCGTACTGGGCGACGGTCGCGGCGGCCGCGGTGCTGCAGGCCACCCACCTGCAGCACACGATGCACCGGTTCGTGCAGCGCGTCACGGGCACGGTCGCCGGCGTCCTGGTGGCCGCGCTGCTGCTGACGCTGGACCTGCCGCAGCCGGTGAAGCTCGCGGTGATCGTCGTCGCGCTGCTCGGCGCCGAGCTGACCGTCATCCGCAACTACGCGCTCGCGATGGTGTTCGTGACGCCGCTGGTGCTGCTGCTCGGCTCGATGTCGGCGCCGGTCGACACGGTCGCCGTCACCGCGGACCGGCTGGTGGACACGGTGCTCGGCGCGGCGATCGGACTGGTCGCCGCGCTGGTCCGGCCCGGTCGCGGCTACCAGCTGGCCTGA
- a CDS encoding MarR family winged helix-turn-helix transcriptional regulator, with product MSDLVDRVRRQWMDVHPGLDTTGMAVVGRVLRLASLIRRATDDLLLANDLNRAEFDVLCALRRNEVLNPGQISREMLSSGAAITKRLDRLERLGLVSRTASERDRRVVQVRLTERGVALIDELLPAHLEGEKAALANLEPEQQEELARLLKVMLETVEGVG from the coding sequence GTGAGTGATCTCGTCGACAGAGTGCGGCGCCAGTGGATGGACGTGCACCCCGGCCTCGACACGACCGGGATGGCGGTCGTCGGCCGGGTGCTGCGGCTCGCGTCGCTGATCCGCCGCGCGACCGACGACCTCCTGCTGGCCAACGACCTGAACCGCGCCGAGTTCGACGTGCTGTGCGCGCTGCGGCGCAACGAGGTGCTCAACCCCGGCCAGATCAGCCGCGAGATGCTGTCCTCCGGCGCCGCGATCACCAAGCGGCTCGACCGCCTGGAGCGGCTCGGCCTGGTGTCGCGGACGGCGAGCGAACGCGACCGGCGGGTGGTGCAGGTCCGGCTGACCGAGCGGGGCGTGGCGCTGATCGACGAGCTGCTGCCCGCGCACCTCGAAGGCGAGAAGGCCGCGCTGGCGAACCTGGAGCCGGAGCAGCAGGAGGAACTGGCCCGGCTGCTGAAGGTGATGCTGGAGACCGTCGAAGGCGTGGGCTGA
- a CDS encoding GntR family transcriptional regulator produces MGERAEIEKPVVDAIREAIIRGEFVPNQRLVESDLSAQFAASRANVRIALLELANEGLVERVQNRGARVRAVSLEEAIEISEVRMVVESLCAEKAAERITDEEIGELKALGKAMRKAVASGDVMGYSGLNQELHRRVREISGQHTAGQVLERLRAQSVRHQFRLAMRPGRPSVSLPEHLAIIDAICAHDPAAAAAAIRQHLSSVIEALREAEQA; encoded by the coding sequence GTGGGAGAGCGGGCCGAGATCGAGAAGCCGGTGGTGGACGCCATCCGGGAGGCGATCATCCGCGGTGAGTTCGTGCCGAACCAGCGGCTGGTCGAGTCCGACCTGTCCGCCCAGTTCGCCGCGAGCCGCGCCAACGTCCGCATCGCGCTGCTCGAACTCGCCAACGAGGGCCTGGTCGAGCGGGTGCAGAACCGCGGCGCGCGGGTCCGGGCGGTGTCGCTGGAGGAGGCCATCGAGATCTCCGAGGTGCGCATGGTCGTGGAGAGCCTGTGCGCGGAGAAGGCCGCCGAGCGCATCACCGACGAGGAGATCGGCGAACTGAAGGCCCTCGGCAAGGCGATGCGCAAGGCCGTCGCGTCCGGTGACGTCATGGGGTACTCGGGGCTGAACCAGGAGCTGCACCGCCGGGTGCGGGAGATCTCCGGCCAGCACACGGCGGGCCAGGTGCTCGAGCGGCTGCGTGCGCAGAGCGTGCGGCACCAGTTCCGGCTGGCCATGCGCCCCGGCCGTCCGTCGGTGTCGCTGCCCGAGCACCTGGCGATCATCGACGCCATCTGCGCCCACGACCCGGCCGCGGCCGCCGCGGCGATCCGGCAGCACCTGAGCAGCGTGATCGAGGCGCTGCGGGAAGCCGAACAGGCCTGA
- a CDS encoding NAD(P)-dependent oxidoreductase — protein sequence MSGKPPVVAILGLGEAGSEFARDLRAAGAVVRGYDPVVPSAFDSEAAAAEGADLVLSVNSSAAAVDALRAGLPKVSGVWADLNTASPGKKRELAAIAAEAAVGFADVAIMAPVPGRGLRVPMLASGPAADAVSKLLGALGATVEVLPGEAGVAAERKLLRSVFFKGMSAAVVEALEAARAAGVQDWLRGVIVGELTRADESTVERLVTGSVKHAKRRTAEMAAAAEMLGELGVAADVAAASRDQLARLSSGSSNATSVPRLGEELR from the coding sequence ATGTCCGGTAAGCCACCCGTCGTCGCCATTCTCGGGCTCGGGGAAGCGGGCAGCGAATTCGCCCGCGACCTGCGTGCGGCCGGCGCCGTCGTGCGCGGCTACGACCCGGTGGTGCCGTCCGCGTTCGACTCCGAGGCCGCGGCGGCCGAGGGCGCGGACCTGGTGCTCAGCGTGAACAGCTCGGCCGCCGCGGTGGACGCGCTGCGGGCCGGTCTGCCGAAGGTCAGCGGCGTCTGGGCGGACCTCAACACCGCATCGCCCGGCAAGAAGCGCGAGCTCGCTGCGATCGCCGCCGAAGCCGCGGTCGGCTTCGCCGACGTCGCGATCATGGCGCCGGTCCCGGGCCGGGGACTGCGGGTGCCGATGCTCGCGAGCGGTCCGGCCGCCGACGCGGTGTCGAAGCTGCTCGGCGCGCTGGGCGCGACGGTCGAGGTGCTGCCCGGCGAAGCCGGCGTGGCCGCGGAACGGAAGCTGCTGCGGAGCGTGTTCTTCAAGGGCATGTCCGCCGCGGTTGTCGAGGCGCTGGAAGCCGCGCGCGCGGCGGGGGTCCAGGACTGGCTGCGCGGCGTGATCGTCGGGGAGCTGACCCGCGCCGACGAGTCCACTGTGGAGCGTCTGGTGACCGGCAGCGTCAAGCACGCCAAGCGCCGCACCGCCGAAATGGCCGCCGCCGCGGAGATGCTGGGCGAGCTGGGCGTCGCGGCCGACGTGGCGGCGGCGTCCCGCGATCAGCTGGCGCGCTTGTCCAGCGGCAGCTCGAACGCCACCAGCGTGCCCAGGCTCGGCGAGGAGTTGAGGTAG
- a CDS encoding GAF domain-containing sensor histidine kinase, producing the protein MEPTLAARALSAATEITTAALSGGDPDAVLDSVVRKAAELAGADLCLVMVRADDGKVSVEAAHGSHHEDPRGVVLPAESAAGQVARGGVTVVADDMTTDPRTAPYVPSELRRFGPFAAAPFGSGGRVLGALAVYRERSGRPFDEATVEVLTAFAAQVGVVLALAEAANDRHRITLYQERERIARELHDVIVQRLYAAGMQLDRVRRRMRKRFASTDATRLGEAIDQLDQTIEEIRHTVRELRSPEPETAEKPAATDLAESARAEVRIAGELLGFPPTLELSGELADIPAERADHIRAALREALSNVVRHSGASETRVTLVRDNDGVKLRVRDNGAGVPQDVQTRGLRHLEERAKRAGGKFYLNSSPSLGTLVAFELPLDKRAS; encoded by the coding sequence ATGGAACCCACCCTCGCCGCCCGCGCGTTGTCCGCGGCCACGGAGATCACCACCGCCGCCCTGTCCGGCGGCGACCCCGACGCGGTCCTCGATTCGGTGGTGCGCAAGGCCGCCGAGCTCGCCGGGGCCGACCTGTGCCTGGTGATGGTCCGCGCGGACGACGGCAAGGTGTCCGTCGAAGCCGCCCACGGCAGCCACCACGAGGACCCGCGCGGCGTCGTGCTGCCCGCCGAATCCGCGGCCGGGCAGGTCGCCCGCGGTGGTGTCACGGTGGTGGCCGACGACATGACCACCGACCCGCGCACGGCCCCGTACGTGCCGTCCGAGCTGCGCCGCTTCGGCCCGTTCGCGGCCGCGCCGTTCGGCTCCGGCGGCCGGGTGCTGGGCGCGCTGGCGGTGTACCGCGAGCGGTCCGGGCGGCCGTTCGACGAGGCGACGGTCGAGGTGCTGACCGCGTTCGCCGCGCAGGTCGGCGTCGTGCTGGCGCTGGCCGAGGCCGCCAACGACCGGCACCGGATCACGCTCTACCAGGAGCGCGAGCGCATCGCCCGCGAGCTGCACGACGTGATCGTGCAGCGGTTGTACGCGGCGGGCATGCAGCTGGACCGGGTGCGCCGCCGCATGCGCAAGCGGTTCGCCTCGACCGACGCGACCCGGCTCGGCGAGGCGATCGACCAGCTCGACCAGACCATCGAGGAGATCCGGCACACCGTGCGCGAGCTGCGGTCACCGGAGCCGGAGACAGCGGAGAAACCCGCGGCCACCGACCTGGCCGAGTCGGCGCGCGCCGAGGTGCGGATCGCGGGGGAGCTGCTCGGGTTCCCGCCCACGCTGGAGTTGTCCGGCGAGCTGGCCGACATCCCGGCCGAGCGGGCCGACCACATCCGCGCGGCGCTGCGCGAGGCGCTGTCCAATGTGGTCCGGCACTCCGGGGCCAGCGAGACCAGGGTGACGCTGGTGCGCGACAACGACGGGGTGAAGCTGCGGGTCCGCGACAACGGCGCCGGCGTGCCGCAGGACGTGCAGACCCGCGGCCTGCGCCACCTGGAGGAACGCGCCAAGCGCGCGGGCGGGAAGTTCTACCTCAACTCCTCGCCGAGCCTGGGCACGCTGGTGGCGTTCGAGCTGCCGCTGGACAAGCGCGCCAGCTGA